Proteins encoded in a region of the Myxococcales bacterium genome:
- the tkt gene encoding transketolase — protein MSEATGIELTSINTIRTLSMDAVQAANSGHPGTAMSLAPVIYTLWQHFLAFDPEDPIWPNRDRFILSAGHASMLLYSMLHLTGVKAVNGKYEKLGTEAVTLDDIRNFRQLGSKCAGHPEYRWTSGVETTTGPLGQGLATSVGMAIASRHMAARFNRPGFDMFDYNTYSLCGDGCMMEDVSSEAASLAGHLQLSNLCWIYDSNHITIEGHTDLAFSEDVATRFMAYGWNVLRIGDANDVDRLDRAFNAFLTESSRPTLIIVDSHIAYGSPNKQDTSAAHGSPLGDEEIRLTKQAYGWPEDEKFLVPEAVRENFADGIGDRGSALRGAWMAQFERYKEQYPELADELYRMQHRQLPADWEKAIPKFEPDAKGMAGRQASEIVLNELAGRVPWLVGGSADLAPSTLTRIKAEGAGDFRADEYGGRNFHFGVREHAMASILNGMSAAKLRPYGSTFMIFSDYARGAMRLSALMELPVIYIFTHDSIGVGEDGPTHQPIEQLPSMRAIPGLIVFRPGDANEVAEAWRVTMALRHETVAMILSRQAMPTLDRANLAPASGVAKGAYVLSDPSEGEPEVILIASGTEVSLCLEASEQLSGEGVKVRVVSMPSWELFEQQSPEYRAEVLPPHIRARVSVELASTFGWERYVGNEGCCIGMNSFGASAPLAELQHKFGFTVDRIAASAKEQIEKHGGGA, from the coding sequence ATGAGCGAAGCTACTGGGATCGAACTCACCTCCATCAACACCATTCGAACGCTGTCCATGGACGCAGTACAGGCCGCGAACTCGGGGCACCCGGGTACGGCGATGTCCCTGGCACCCGTAATCTACACCCTGTGGCAACACTTTCTGGCCTTTGACCCCGAAGATCCAATCTGGCCAAACCGGGACCGTTTCATCCTTTCCGCCGGACACGCATCGATGCTGCTCTACTCGATGCTGCACCTCACCGGCGTCAAAGCGGTCAACGGAAAGTACGAAAAACTGGGGACCGAGGCCGTCACCCTCGACGACATCCGAAACTTCCGCCAACTGGGAAGCAAGTGCGCCGGTCACCCCGAATATCGTTGGACCTCGGGCGTCGAAACCACCACCGGTCCCCTGGGCCAGGGGCTAGCGACCAGTGTCGGCATGGCCATCGCCTCGCGACACATGGCGGCCCGCTTCAACCGACCGGGTTTCGACATGTTCGACTACAACACCTACTCGCTCTGCGGCGATGGCTGCATGATGGAAGATGTCTCATCGGAAGCGGCTTCCCTCGCGGGCCATCTGCAGTTGTCGAATCTGTGTTGGATCTACGACAGCAATCACATCACGATCGAAGGCCACACCGATCTGGCATTCTCGGAAGACGTGGCCACGCGCTTCATGGCCTATGGCTGGAACGTACTGCGAATCGGAGATGCCAACGATGTCGACCGTCTCGATCGCGCGTTCAATGCGTTTCTGACCGAGAGTTCCCGCCCTACCCTCATCATTGTCGACAGTCATATCGCCTACGGCTCACCCAACAAGCAAGACACCAGCGCGGCCCACGGCAGCCCGCTGGGCGACGAAGAAATACGCCTGACCAAGCAAGCCTACGGCTGGCCAGAAGACGAAAAGTTCCTGGTCCCCGAAGCGGTGCGCGAAAATTTTGCCGACGGCATCGGCGATCGGGGTTCTGCCCTACGAGGCGCCTGGATGGCTCAGTTCGAGCGATACAAGGAACAGTATCCAGAACTGGCGGACGAGTTGTATCGCATGCAACACCGCCAGCTCCCGGCCGACTGGGAAAAGGCGATCCCGAAGTTCGAGCCCGACGCCAAGGGCATGGCCGGGCGCCAGGCGTCCGAAATCGTGCTGAATGAATTGGCCGGCCGGGTGCCGTGGCTGGTGGGAGGCTCGGCGGATCTCGCCCCCTCGACCCTCACCCGGATCAAGGCGGAAGGCGCCGGCGACTTCCGCGCCGATGAATACGGGGGACGAAACTTTCACTTCGGCGTCCGCGAACACGCCATGGCTTCGATTCTGAACGGCATGTCGGCCGCAAAACTGCGCCCCTACGGTTCGACCTTCATGATCTTCAGCGACTACGCCCGAGGCGCCATGCGGCTGAGCGCACTGATGGAGCTCCCGGTGATCTACATCTTCACCCACGACTCGATCGGCGTGGGCGAAGACGGGCCCACCCACCAACCCATCGAACAGCTGCCGTCGATGCGAGCGATTCCGGGCCTGATTGTGTTCCGGCCGGGGGACGCCAACGAGGTCGCCGAAGCCTGGCGGGTCACCATGGCGCTGCGCCACGAGACCGTCGCCATGATTCTCAGTCGCCAAGCCATGCCGACCCTGGATCGAGCCAATCTGGCCCCCGCTTCGGGAGTTGCCAAAGGGGCCTATGTTCTATCCGACCCCAGCGAAGGAGAACCCGAAGTCATCCTGATTGCGAGCGGCACTGAAGTTTCGCTCTGCCTCGAGGCGAGTGAACAACTCAGTGGCGAGGGCGTGAAGGTTCGCGTGGTCAGCATGCCTTCCTGGGAACTCTTCGAGCAGCAGAGTCCAGAGTACCGAGCGGAAGTTTTGCCCCCGCACATCAGGGCGCGCGTCTCGGTCGAGCTGGCTTCGACCTTTGGCTGGGAGCGCTATGTCGGCAATGAAGGTTGCTGTATTGGAATGAATTCCTTTGGAGCTTCGGCACCACTCGCCGAGCTCCAGCACAAGTTTGGCTTTACCGTGGATCGCATCGCGGCATCGGCAAAGGAGCAGATCGAAAAACATGGGGGTGGCGCTTAG
- a CDS encoding bifunctional transaldolase/phosoglucose isomerase, with protein sequence MSNPIRKVQDFGQSIWYDNISRELVSSGELARLISDDGILGVTSNPAIFEKAIGGSSDYDPSIKELVGQGIGEAVTLFEHLAIADIQMGTDALRGVYDSTNRVDGYVSLEVSPYLADDTQGTLAEARRLWKAVDRENLLIKVPATSAGVPAIAQLIGEGININVTLLFAVDAYKAVADAYIEGLETLAANGGDVSRVASVASFFVSRIDAMADAQLSQLLENEKDASKRATLEGLRSKVAIANAVMAYAHFDEVIAGDRWKALAAKNAMPQRVLWASTGTKSPDLPKTLYVDALIGKFTVNTVPTATLDAFRAEGTASDALGADKQASIADARKILSDLEEVGISLKEITDELLPKGCQLFSDAFDTLLAAVASKRESALGNRLAKFDAKLGESADAVAIEMDHWRADGNVRRLWDGDASLWSGDDEAEWLGWLPVLDSWRDNLTSLQTIAARVKDESIAHVVVMGMGGSSLCPDVLSRTFGPASGYPEVLVLDSTVPSQIAAVESQIDLTKTLFVVPSKSGGTIEPNTFKAYFWDKVSAALGGSGAETRFVAITDPGTKLDEQAKSEKFSSIVYGIPSIGGRFSALSAFGMLPAACLGIDVEDFLARTQLMVDSCSRSVPPAHNPGIRLGVILGILARQGRDKLTLVASPAIGTLGAWIEQLIAESTGKQDRGIVPVDGEQLAPPDQYGDDRLFVYIRLASDACADQDAAVSALEAAGHPVVRLELADKRDLGQEFFRWQVATAVAGSILKINAFNQPDVEAAKIAAKALMDAYEKDGSLPAETAIFEADGISVYADERNAQAISGDDLDAIVKSHLARIGRGDYFAINAYVEMNNSHDEPLQRLRHEVRDHYKVATTLGYGPRFLHSTGQLHKGGPNRGVFLQVTADDANDLAIPGQKYTFGVLKSAQAQGDLEVLAGRERRALRIHLGADVRAGLEHLAAAVHRALQS encoded by the coding sequence ATGAGTAATCCGATTCGAAAGGTCCAAGATTTTGGTCAGAGCATCTGGTACGACAACATCAGTCGCGAACTCGTCTCTTCCGGCGAATTGGCGCGCCTGATCAGCGACGACGGAATTCTCGGCGTCACTTCGAATCCAGCGATCTTCGAGAAGGCGATCGGCGGTTCATCGGACTACGACCCGTCGATCAAAGAACTGGTCGGACAAGGGATCGGAGAGGCGGTCACGCTCTTCGAACACCTCGCCATCGCCGACATTCAAATGGGAACCGATGCGCTTCGCGGAGTGTACGACTCGACGAACCGAGTCGATGGCTACGTGAGCCTGGAAGTTTCTCCATACCTGGCCGATGACACCCAGGGCACTCTCGCTGAGGCGCGCCGTCTGTGGAAAGCGGTCGATCGCGAAAATCTCTTGATCAAGGTTCCGGCCACGAGCGCGGGCGTTCCCGCGATCGCCCAGCTGATCGGCGAAGGAATCAACATCAACGTCACGCTGCTCTTCGCAGTCGATGCCTATAAAGCGGTGGCTGACGCCTACATCGAGGGCCTCGAAACCCTCGCGGCCAATGGCGGCGATGTGAGCCGGGTGGCCAGTGTCGCGAGTTTTTTCGTAAGTCGCATCGACGCCATGGCGGATGCGCAGTTGAGCCAGTTGCTCGAGAACGAAAAAGACGCAAGCAAACGCGCAACCCTCGAAGGTCTTCGCTCCAAGGTCGCAATCGCCAACGCAGTGATGGCGTACGCCCACTTCGACGAGGTCATCGCGGGAGATCGCTGGAAGGCGCTCGCAGCCAAGAACGCCATGCCCCAACGGGTTCTATGGGCCAGCACCGGGACCAAGAGCCCCGATCTACCCAAGACTCTCTACGTCGATGCCCTGATCGGAAAATTCACCGTCAATACCGTTCCCACCGCAACCCTCGACGCATTTCGCGCCGAAGGTACCGCGAGCGATGCCCTCGGAGCCGACAAGCAGGCGTCGATTGCCGACGCGCGAAAGATTCTGAGCGATCTCGAGGAAGTGGGGATCAGCCTCAAGGAGATCACCGACGAACTGCTTCCCAAGGGCTGCCAACTCTTCAGTGACGCGTTTGACACTTTGCTCGCAGCGGTGGCATCCAAGCGCGAATCCGCGCTAGGGAACCGTCTGGCCAAGTTTGACGCCAAGCTCGGTGAGAGCGCCGACGCAGTGGCGATCGAAATGGATCACTGGCGCGCCGACGGCAACGTTCGCCGGCTCTGGGACGGCGACGCCTCGCTGTGGAGCGGTGACGACGAGGCAGAGTGGCTGGGTTGGCTGCCTGTGCTCGACAGCTGGCGGGACAACCTCACCAGCCTGCAAACGATTGCTGCTCGTGTAAAAGACGAGAGCATTGCCCACGTCGTGGTGATGGGAATGGGCGGATCGAGTCTCTGCCCGGACGTCTTGAGCCGAACCTTTGGTCCTGCCAGCGGTTATCCCGAAGTGCTTGTCCTCGACTCGACGGTCCCATCCCAGATCGCCGCAGTCGAATCGCAAATCGATCTCACCAAGACTTTGTTCGTCGTGCCCTCCAAGAGCGGTGGCACCATCGAACCCAACACCTTCAAAGCCTACTTCTGGGACAAAGTCTCGGCAGCGCTGGGCGGCTCAGGCGCAGAAACTCGCTTCGTCGCCATCACCGACCCCGGCACGAAGCTGGACGAACAGGCGAAGAGCGAAAAATTCTCATCGATCGTGTACGGCATCCCGTCGATCGGCGGACGCTTTTCGGCACTTTCGGCGTTCGGCATGTTGCCGGCCGCGTGTCTCGGCATTGACGTCGAAGACTTCCTCGCGCGCACCCAGCTGATGGTCGACTCCTGTTCGCGCTCGGTCCCCCCAGCCCACAACCCGGGCATCCGTCTCGGTGTGATCCTCGGCATCCTGGCGCGACAGGGCCGGGACAAACTCACCCTGGTGGCATCCCCCGCAATTGGAACCCTGGGCGCGTGGATTGAACAGCTGATCGCCGAGTCCACCGGCAAGCAGGACCGCGGCATTGTTCCCGTGGACGGCGAACAGCTGGCGCCTCCCGATCAATACGGGGACGACCGTTTGTTCGTTTACATTCGCCTCGCAAGCGATGCGTGCGCCGACCAGGACGCCGCCGTCAGCGCGCTCGAAGCAGCAGGGCATCCGGTGGTTCGTCTCGAACTCGCAGACAAACGCGATCTGGGCCAGGAATTCTTCCGCTGGCAGGTCGCCACCGCGGTGGCGGGATCGATTCTCAAAATCAACGCCTTCAATCAGCCCGACGTCGAGGCCGCCAAGATTGCAGCCAAAGCGCTCATGGACGCCTACGAGAAAGACGGCTCATTGCCGGCAGAGACGGCGATCTTCGAGGCGGACGGCATCTCGGTGTATGCCGACGAACGAAACGCCCAGGCAATCAGCGGAGACGACCTCGATGCGATCGTGAAGTCTCATCTGGCCCGCATTGGACGCGGAGACTACTTCGCCATCAACGCCTACGTGGAGATGAACAACAGCCACGACGAGCCGCTCCAGCGCTTGCGACACGAAGTGCGGGATCACTACAAGGTGGCCACGACCCTCGGCTACGGCCCGCGTTTTCTGCATTCGACCGGACAGCTGCACAAGGGCGGCCCGAATCGCGGAGTCTTTCTCCAGGTGACCGCGGACGATGCAAACGATCTCGCGATCCCCGGTCAGAAGTACACATTTGGGGTCCTCAAGAGCGCACAGGCGCAAGGGGATCTGGAAGTCCTGGCGGGGCGCGAACGTCGCGCCCTACGCATTCATCTCGGCGCGGACGTCCGCGCCGGACTGGAACATCTCGCCGCAGCAGTACATCGCGCTCTCCAAAGCTGA